In one Drosophila pseudoobscura strain MV-25-SWS-2005 chromosome X, UCI_Dpse_MV25, whole genome shotgun sequence genomic region, the following are encoded:
- the l(3)psg2 gene encoding serine/arginine repetitive matrix protein 2: protein MSLTTANAAAVPRGDAGAGGGGASLGGLTRELHPPPTQQQHHIRAIDELQDGDTSSLEPGEVVTPPHLIHGGASSPALKKVLTKDAKSKTLRKLAQIDTDGGKVALLERDGIRRKEAKGNTPRAQENGISRPPSEDPDDSEGLYSDTDSSGEEQRNVEDVQQARKEKQAEEAAAAMPPADPSVGPPFLGHNPLRFHMRPPFCEYPRMGFMPRMPRGGLRMRPPFFNRPPNRMGAPNMGGAPPPGSYGPALPPAQGPSVSSGLCKRLMSELQWTTTQPPIQYNFNVVSGCSIAKHKACQEKAESSGKKPPLKAKEPASDGLRDQSKGRSADKHKENAANEKGGERSKERNSETSKEKSAEAPNEKNRKSSKEKHRRRDVSKEKPRERSKEHPKDMYMPKEKNRDRSKDRHRERSKDRHRERSKEKKSKETTRERSKDDKKNAKRPKDLKESSKESHTNHAEKPRDFPKEISHRDNKEQPKEHRSKEGMHEQSAEKRREPLKDNKSRPGSMEKSSAKCSKETAKDDRSKDRSGEKPRLDKSHPTEKKRERTKKRSRSRNRSSESEDRTPPLTPPRQLWLPLPPLPPPTPTPTAASEAVDIDEKPKGLDIFAESPPRQQTVPQIAHVPSPALIINRSTTPPLTMPPVAPTAKAAPLLKASEIYSRIGALLEDNDLHLEALLATKEQLLRRTNEHKELKEAPKSGPQMEIKAAAQKAVSSDWETADHGQVLPRRGNPFRKQESVLNERRSTSRAASALGNGSAWSYRSQSREKESGHQRHSDEYKEISIKIERNISPTPLPMPMIDVSHIKLERNATPPLDTEREVLVRNGAVAANAPPPPATAPAAAQARATATVTATDKTSQQESPDTDDYIDNWENDDSLSSMPKTAAATSIAPPSAAVRPLSTAVVDEATISGDSNEDDTNDLWNAKSTPPPRPKGPAIPLGGASQEHLVNIYDKFMNSINMSSEGQMVAEATASKNSSLSNSTAETDTSSGSDSSTSSSSSDDDDESSSADDDDDEEEEEEEDDNDAAADANAVEQEAAEGHLSEEAALISVASEASQEYAPEKEQQQQLQLQQKKNNVSKDLRKLKSLEDNLARIQMMRENYDSGDEISEELLKMESLFLMQRNAIMDKYRKQELKSQQEVQEKLEPRSPTPVNSIFDDNREAIKLTLSPMKLTRKPAIFDNDETEHPHPAQQQAVKVKVEEGQRQHHPQIASQLRRPKEIAIVKPTIVATRTRPRIPRSTTPGGGRRSVRERTRSRSPSRNRERSFRRGSARVSSRGKDSSRSRSPRPRWRPPSPRRGIRLGKKTTGMRSHSKSMSRSRTRSRSPKRSRNRFQKVGGGNRRRVSVSPGPVKSRPPRSPPVHRRRSYSRERERLSSRSPLLFRPPSPPMRRSWSSSHSRSRSPARRRSHSRTRSSTRSRSRSPLDGRREDRDFADYFGEDQNLEAAAYYYNMSLLHGEAGGEDYDTYAAYIDSAYHMEQAYAQLTEAMEMPAGVYGEYGAVMETSPVLRELPKAHVPPGAAAGTAAASASPCELLETKVPKIEPELTKDAAAPPVAVSVAVRKGNVLEIVPTAIDEDEDRKPKKRVNFVDSVKPNNESDSEDRVIVIRAVDRAIQQHQERRAKAAARLQRLRDELLAAPPPPPPVTPKPPDQEKAVLVQKKSKMRYFHLDPLKREIVVSHSRVLRPPVPRFDRKHFEMLVKTGRLPPLPHGFLRHRPPLLPRNADPATKAAMLKEYFSKHPPPQTRMQLPMPMRMPMRMPTRMPMRMPMRMPLIMHDGMPMPMPVPVHNGMPYFLSGPPPSSPPVSMPIPVLGAHPYQSYPNQHPHPHPHPQPASMMPAPTSGLLPIPMTVALPVFTPPPLPTFTVQPVPTIREIMPVDILQKIGPLPKTLDLDGGSTPGADEVKLDIKEEPLEEAQLLVETQ, encoded by the exons ATGTCACTAACGACggcaaatgcagcagcagtaccaaGAGGCGacgcaggagcaggaggaggaggagcatcaCTTGGTGGACTTACCAGGGAGCTGCACCCCCCGCcgacacagcagcagcatcatatAAGGGCAATCGATGAATTGCAAGATGGAGACACCAGCAGCCTGGAGCCGGGCGAGGTGGTAACCCCGCCCCACCTCATCCACGGAGGCGCTAGCAGTCCCGCGCTGAAGAAAGTTCTGACCAAGGACGCGAAGAGCAAGACATTGCGCAAGCTGGCACAAATCGATACGGACGGCGGCAAGGTGGCTCTCCTCGAGCGGGACGGCATCAGGCGCAAGGAGGCCAAGGGCAACACGCCACGGGCTCAGGAGAATGGAATTTCTCGTCCGCCCTCAGAGGATCCCGATGACAGCGAAGGTTTGTACTCGGACACGGACTCCTCGGGCGAGGAGCAGAGGAACGTGGAGGATGTGCAGCAGGCCAGGAAGGAAAAGCAAGCCGAGGAAGCGGCTGCAGCCATGCCGCCGGCTGACCCGTCGGTCGGCCCTCCATTTCTCGGCCACAACCCGCTGCGGTTTCACATGCGCCCGCCGTTCTGCGAATATCCTCGCATGGGATTCATGCCGCGAATGCCGCGAGGCGGATTACGCATGCGCCCTCCCTTCTTCAACCGGCCCCCCAACCGTATGGGTGCGCCCAATATGGGTGGCGCCCCGCCCCCAGGATCCTATGGACCAGCACTGCCGCCCGCCCAAGGACCCTCTGTCAGCTCGGGACTCTGCAAGCGCTTGATGTCAGAATTACA GTGGACGACGACGCAGCCTCCCATACAGTACAACTTTAACGTGGTGTCCGGCTGCTCCATTGCCAAGCACAAGGCCTGCCAGGAGAAGGCGGAGTCAAGTGGCAAGAAACCGCCACTCAAGGCCAAAGAACCTGCCAGCGATGGCCTGAGGGATCAATCGAAAGGCCGATCTGCGGATAAGCACAAGGAAAACGCAGCCAATGAGAAGGGCGGGGAACGGTCCAAGGAAAGGAACAGCGAAACTTCCAAGGAGAAGAGTGCCGAAGCCCCCAATGAGAAGAATAGGAAAAGTTCCAAGGAGAAGCATCGACGCAGAGATGTGTCCAAAGAAAAGCCCAGAGAAAGATCCAAGGAACATCCCAAAGATATGTATATGCCCAAGGAAAAGAACAGAGACAGATCCAAAGATaggcacagagagagatcCAAGGACAGGCACAGAGAAAGATCCAAGGAGAAAAAGTCGAAGGAAACCACTCGAGAAAGATCCAAAGATGACAAAAAGAATGCGAAGCGACCTAAGGACTTGAAAGAGAGCTCCAAAGAGTCGCATACAAATCATGCAGAGAAGCCAAGAGATTTTCCAAAGGAGATTTCCCATAGGGACAATAAGGAACAGCCCAAAGAGCATCGCTCGAAAGAAGGAATGCACGAACAATCAGCTGAAAAGCGTCGAGAGCCCTTGAAGGATAACAAGTCGCGGCCAGGTTCTATGGAGAAATCCTCTGCAAAGTGTTCCAAAGAAACCGCCAAGGACGACAGGTCCAAGGACCGTTCGGGGGAGAAGCCCCGCTTGGACAAGTCACATCCCACGGAAAAGAAGCGTGAGCGCACCAAAAAGCGCAGTCGAAGCAGGAATCGTTCGTCTGAGAGTGAGGATAGGACGCCACCGTTGACGCCTCCGCGCCAactgtggctgccgctgccaccgctgccgccgccgacgccgacgccgactgCTGCCAGTGAAGCGGTGGACATCGATGAGAAGCCAAAAGGTTTGGATATATTCGCCGAATCCCCGCCAAGACAGCAAACTGTCCCTCAGATAGCCCACGTGCCCAGCCCTGCCTTAATCATCAATCGGAGTACGACACCGCCTCTGACAATGCCACCAGTGGCACCCACCGCGAAGGCAGCTCCCCTGCTCAAGGCCAGCGAGATTTACAGCCGCATTGGAGCCCTGCTCGAGGACAATGACCTGCACTTGGAGGCCCTGCTGGCCAccaaggagcagctgctgcgccGCACCAACGAGCACAAGGAGCTGAAAGAAGCACCCAAGAGTGGGCCCCAAATGGAGATTAAAGCAGCGGCGCAGAAGGCAGTCAGCAGCGACTGGGAGACAGCAGATCATGGCCAGGTCCTGCCGCGCCGTGGGAATCCCTTCAGGAAACAGGAATCAGTATTAAATGAGCGAAGATCAACATCTCGAGCAGCCAGTGCTCTGGGGAATGGCAGCGCCTGGAGCTACCGCAGTCAATCGCGGGAAAAGGAGTCCGGCCATCAGCGACACAGCGACGAGTACAAAGAAATCAGCATTAAGATTGAAAGGAACATCTCCCCGACACCGCTGCCCATGCCAATGATTGATGTGAGCCACATCAAGCTGGAGCGGAATGCGACGCCGCCTTTGGACACGGAGCGGGAGGTTCTCGTGCGGAATGGTGCGGTGGCAGCCAATGCTCCTCCACCgccagccacagcccctgcCGCAGCCCAAGCCAGAGCCAccgccacagtcacagccacggACAAAACGTCGCAGCAAGAGAGTCCCGACACCGACGACTACATCGACAACTGGGAGAACGATGACTCCTTGAGCAGTATGCCCAAGACAGCTGCTGCCACCAGCATTGCTCCACCATCGGCTGCTGTCCGCCCGCTGTCCACCGCCGTGGTGGATGAGGCAACAATTAGTGGCGACTCGAATGAGGACGACACGAATGATCTGTGGAATGCCAAGAGCACGCCGCCGCCAAGGCCGAAGGGACCAGCCATTCCATTGGGCGGTGCCAGCCAGGAGCATCTGGTCAACATCTATGACAAGTTCATGAATAGTATTAATATGTCCAGCGAGGGGCAGATGGTGGCGGAAGCCACAGCCTCCAAAAATAGTTCCTTAAGCAATTCCACTGCCGAGACTGATACCTCCTCCGGCTCCGACTCGTcgaccagcagcagtagctccgacgatgacgatgagtCCAGCTCAGcggatgacgacgacgatgaagaggaagaggaggaggaagatgataatgatgctgctgctgatgctaaTGCTGTGGAGCAGGAAGCGGCAGAAGGGCACCTTTCGGAAGAGGCTGCCCTGATCTCTGTGGCCTCCGAAGCCTCTCAAGAGTATGCCCcagagaaggagcagcagcaacagctgcagctgcagcaaaaGAAGAACAACGTGAGCAAAGATTTGCGCAAGCTGAAGAGCCTCGAGGACAATCTGGCCAGGATTCAGATGATGCGCGAGAACTACGATTCGGGAGATGAGATCTCCGAGGAGCTGCTGAAGATGGAGTCCCTGTTCCTCATGCAGCGGAATGCCATCATGGACAAGTATCGCAAGCAGGAGCTCAAGTCCCAGCAGGAGGTGCAGGAGAAGCTGGAGCCACGCTCCCCCACTCCCGTGAACAGCATCTTCGATGACAATCGGGAGGCCATCAAGCTGACGCTGTCGCCCATGAAGCTCACCCGAAAGCCGGCCATCTTTGACAACGACGAGACGGAGCACCCCCACccagcgcagcagcaggccgTGAAGGTGAAAGTGGAGGAGGGCCAACGGCAGCACCACCCACAGATCGCCAGCCAATTGAGGCGCCCCAAGGAGATAGCAATTGTAAAGCCCACCATCGTGGCGACGCGCACCAGGCCCAGGATTCCACGGAGTACGACGCCAGGCGGAGGCAGGCGCTCGGTCAGGGAGAGAACTCGTTCGAGATCGCCCTCCAGGAACCGAGAGCGATCCTTTCGGCGCGGCAGTGCGCGGGTTTCCAGCCGGGGCAAGGACTCTTCCCGTTCACGCAGCCCGCGTCCCCGCTGgcgtcccccctccccccgacGGGGCATTCGCTTGGGAAAAAAGACGACCGGTATGCGCAGCCACAGCAAGAGCATGAGTCGTAGTCGGACCCGTAGCAGGAGTCCGAAGCGCAGCAGAAACCGCTTCCAGAAGGTGGGAGGAGGCAACCGGCGCCGCGTCTCCGTGTCGCCGGGTCCAGTGAAGTCCCGGCCTCCCCGCTCACCGCCAGTGCATCGACGGCGCTCGTATAGCCGCGAGAGGGAGCGCCTATCGTCGCGATCTCCGCTGCTGTTCAGGCCCCCGTCGCCGCCCATGCGTCGCAGCTGGTCCTCATCCCACTCGCGTTCCCGCTCGCCAGCCAGAAGAAGATCACACTCCAGAACGCGGTCATCCACCAGATCGCGTTCCCGCTCACCCCTCGACGGCCGACGGGAGGACAGGGACTTTGCCGACTACTTTGGGGAGGACCAGAACCTAGAGGCGGCCGCCTACTACTACAACATGTCGCTCCTGCACGGAGAGGCCGGAGGCGAGGACTACGATACCTATGCGGCCTACATAGACTCCGCCTACCACATGGAGCAGGCCTACGCGCAGCTCACCGAAGCAATGGAGATGCCCGCCGGTGTCTACGGGGAGTATGGCGCAGTCATGGAGACATCGCCGGTCCTGCGTGAACTGCCCAAGGCTCACGTGCCACcaggggctgctgctggaactgctgctgcctctgcttctccTTGTGAGCTGCTGGAAACCAAGGTGCCCAAGATTGAGCCTGAGCTGACCAAAgatgcagctgctcctccagtGGCGGTGTCGGTGGCTGTTCGGAAGGGAAATGTCCTGGAAATCGTGCCAACGGCAATCGACGAGGATGAAGACAg GAAACCCAAGAAGCGTGTCAATTTTGTGGACAGTGTCAAGCCGAACAATGAGAGCGACAGCGAGGATCGTGTTATTGTCATCCGCGCCGTGGACCGGGCCatacagcagcaccaggagcgACGCGCCAAGGCTGCCGCCAGGCTGCAGCGCCTTCGGGATGAGCTACTGGCcgcaccaccgccaccgccaccagtGACGCCCAAGCCCCCAGACCAGGAGAAGGCGGTGCTCGTGCAGAAGAAGTCCAAGATGCGCTACTTCCACCTGGATCCGCTCAAGCGTGAGATTGTGGTGTCGCACTCACGCGTCCTGCGTCCGCCCGTGCCCCGCTTCGATCGCAAGCACTTTGAAATGCTGGTGAAGACGGGTCgcctgccgccgctgccgcacGGCTTCCTGCGCCATCGCCCGCCCCTGCTGCCCCGGAACGCAGACCCCGCCACCAAGGCGGCCATGCTCAAGGAGTACTTCAGCAAACACCCGCCGCCTCAAACGCGAATGCAGCTGCCGATGCCCATGCGCATGCCGATGCGGATGCCGACGAGAATGCCCATGCGAATGCCAATGCGGATGCCACTGATCATGCACGATGggatgcccatgcccatgcccgtgcccgtgcacAATGGGATGCCCTACTTCCTGAGTGGACCGCCACCCTCGTCGCCGCCAGTGTCGATGCCCATACCCGTGCTGGGGGCCCACCCGTACCAGAGTTATCCGAATcagcatccgcatccacatccgcatccacagCCCGCTTCCATGATGCCAGCGCCGACCAGCGGACTGCTGCCCATTCCCATGACTGTGGCACTGCCAGTGTTcacgccaccgccactgcccaCGTTCACGGTACAGCCGGTGCCCACCATTCGGGAGATAATGCCAGTGGATATACTGCAAAAAATAGGACCGCTGCCCAAGACGCTAGATCTGGATGGCGGCTCCACGCCCGGGGCGGACGAAGTGAAGCTGGACATCAAAGAGGAGCCCTTGGAAGAGGCACAGCTCCTGGTGGAGACCCAATAG
- the spo gene encoding cytochrome P450 307a1: MCRSGKNYAKMSAVYSVLAILLAIIITSYIRILYKSRRRVCVAIRNGKSSTESEQIYEQAPGPRPWPIIGNLNVLDKYRDNPFEGFTELAKKYGDIYSLTFGHTRCLVVNNLELIREVLNQNGKVVSGRPDFLRYHKLFGGERSNSLALCDWSQLQQKRRNMARRHCSPRESSSFYMQMSQIGCEEMEHFIREIDAKMVPGEPFDVKTFLLRACANMFSQYMCSQRFDYDDEEFHKIVQYFDEIFWEINQGHPLDFLPWLYPFYRRHLNKIVHWSSTIRSFIMDRIISHRELDIDVDEPDSDFTDALLKSLVEDKDVSRNTIIFMLEDFIGGHSAVGNLVMLALAYIAKNPQVGRRIQDEVDAVSSKGQRKINLLDMHQMPYTMATIFEVLRYSSSPIVPHVATEDLVISGHGVTAGTIVFINNYVLNRSREHWEDSHQFEPQRFLEPSTEGRRDSRGSDSGIESDQKEFQLRKNIPHFLPFSIGKRTCIGQNLVRGFGFLLLANLLQGYNVSSGDPTTIRITPASLALPASCFPLLLTRRA; this comes from the coding sequence ATGTGTCGAAGTGGCAAGAACTACGCGAAAATGTCTGCAGTTTATTCGGTTTTGGCCATTTTACTGGCCATAATAATCACGTCTTACATTCGGATTCTATACAAATCGCGGCGACGCGTGTGCGTAGCCATAAGGAACGGGAAATCCTCTACGGAAAGTGAACAAATATATGAACAGGCCCCAGGGCCCAGACCCTGGCCGATCATTGGAAACCTGAATGTTCTCGATAAATACAGAGACAATCCCTTTGAGGGATTCACGGAGTTGGCCAAGAAATATGGCGACATTTACTCGCTGACCTTCGGACATACCCGCTGCCTGGTGGTCAACAATCTGGAGCTGATCCGCGAGGTCCTGAATCAGAATGGAAAGGTCGTCAGTGGACGACCGGACTTTCTGCGCTACCACAAGCTCTTTGGGGGCGAGAGGAGCAACTCCTTGGCCCTTTGCGACTGGTCGCAGCTCCAGCAGAAGCGCCGCAATATGGCCAGGCGCCACTGCTCTCCACGGGAATCCTCGTCGTTCTACATGCAAAtgtcccagatcggctgcgaGGAAATGGAGCACTTTATCCGTGAGATAGACGCGAAGATGGTGCCCGGAGAACCCTTCGATGTGAAGACGTTTCTCCTGCGGGCCTGCGCCAATATGTTCAGCCAGTATATGTGCTCCCAGAGGTTCGACTACGACGATGAGGAGTTCCACAAGATTGTGCAGTACTTTGATGAGATCTTCTGGGAGATCAATCAGGGCCATCCGTTGGACTTTCTGCCCTGGCTCTACCCGTTCTATCGGCGCCACTTGAACAAAATCGTCCACTGGTCATCGACCATAAGGAGCTTCATCATGGATCGGATCATCAGTCACCGGGAGCTGGACATCGATGTGGATGAGCCGGACAGTGACTTCACAGACGCGCTGCTCAAGAGTCTGGTCGAGGACAAGGATGTCTCACGCAACACGATCATCTTTATGCTGGAGGACTTCATCGGCGGCCACTCGGCTGTGGGGAATCTGGTGATGCTGGCCCTGGCCTACATAGCCAAAAATCCGCAGGTGGGCAGACGGATACAGGACGAAGTGGATGCCGTATCTTCCAAGGGGCAGCGCAAAATCAATCTACTGGATATGCACCAGATGCCCTACACGATGGCTACGATCTTTGAGGTGCTGCGCTACTCTTCCTCTCCGATTGTCCCGCATGTGGCCACCGAGGATCTGGTGATCTCTGGCCATGGCGTCACCGCCGGCACCATTGTCTTCATCAACAACTATGTGCTCAACAGGAGTCGAGAGCACTGGGAGGACTCCCACCAGTTTGAGCCGCAAAGGTTTCTGGAGCCATCGACAGAAGGCAGAAGGGACTCCAGGGGTTCCGATTCGGGCATCGAAAGCGACCAGAAGGAGTTCCAGCTCCGCAAGAACATCCCCCACTTCCTGCCCTTCAGCATTGGCAAGAGGACATGCATTGGCCAGAATCTGGTCAGAGGATTCGGCTTCCTGCTCCTGGCCAACCTCCTGCAGGGCTACAACGTGTCCAGCGGGGATCCGACCACAATTAGGATAACTCCCGCCAGCCTGGCCTTGCCGGCCAGCTGTTTTCCCCTGCTGCTCACACGAAGGGCATAG
- the Alp10 gene encoding membrane-bound alkaline phosphatase, whose amino-acid sequence MQKTFVPLTLGSLALVVALVSSSAIPPKVRAGLSEEQENDQHPRLLPSRDFVALDEELETRFWHDKAQTILADKLATHEKLNENRAKNVIMFLGDGMSVHTVAATRAFLGDSNKQVYFEKFPYLGLSKTYAVDERTPDSATTATAYLSGVKANYGTIGVNAQVERADCVRGADASTHTQSIGQWAQEAGKWAGLVTTARVTHASPAGVYAHTAERNWEHDGQITDYGCSTEVNTDIARQLVEWNVGRDLRVIMGGGRAYFRDQLMHDEEGNWGLRNDGRDLIKDWQEDKANRGAKGNYVWSLKGLKETDLNQTDYLLGLFDASHLPYHGDRQRSHLEYAEPSLSEMTESAIKLLSRNDQGYFLFVESGRIDMAHHATLAHKALEDTAEFAAAVKLARDLTNEDDTLIVVTSDHSHTMSINGYPSRRQNIFSLAPNQADDELPFTILSYANGPGSGANTYSADNGRLDLSHVDTTAADFRFQATVPLSSETHGAEDVGVFASGPFEHLFTGNYEQSSIPAMMAYAANMGPFSEDKLKE is encoded by the exons atgcagaaaacttttgtgcCTCTCACATTGGGCTCTCTGGCGCTTGTGGTCGCGCTGGTCTCGTCCTCGGCGATCCCACCCAAAGTACGGGCCGGGCTATCCGAAGAGCAGGAGAATG ACCAACATCCCCGTCTGCTGCCATCACGCGACTTTGTGGCACTTGACGAGGAGCTGGAAACACGTTTCTGGCACGATAAGGCCCAGACCATTCTCGCCGATAAGCTGGCCACCCATGAAAAACTCAACGAGAACCGTGCCAAGAATGTGATTATGTTCCTCGGCGACGGCATGTCGGTGCACACGGTGGCGGCCACACGTGCCTTCCTCGGGGACAGCAACAAGCAGGTCTACTTCGAGAAGTTCCCCTACCTGGGACTCTCCAAGACATATGCCGTGGACGAGCGCACCCCGGACTCGGCCACCACGGCCACGGCCTACCTCTCGGGCGTCAAGGCCAACTACGGCACGATTGGCGTCAATGCCCAGGTGGAGCGAGCGGATTGTGTGCGAGGCGCCGACGCCAGCACCCACACCCAGAGCATTGGCCAGTGGGCCCAGGAGGCGGGCAAGTGGGCGGGACTGGTGACCACAGCACGCGTGACACATGCCTCCCCGGCTGGCGTCTACGCCCACACCGCGGAGCGGAACTGGGAGCACGACGGCCAGATCACCGACTACGGCTGCAGCACCGAAGTGAACACGGACATTGCCCGCCAGCTGGTGGAGTGGAACGTGGGCCGGGATCTGCGTGTGATTATGGGCGGCGGACGGGCCTATTTCCGGGATCAGCTGATGCACGACGAGGAGGGCAATTGGGGACTGCGCAACGATGGCCGTGATCTGATCAAGGACTGGCAGGAGGACAAGGCCAATCGCGGAGCGAAGGGCAACTATGTCTGGTCGCTGAAGGGCCTCAAGGAAACGGATCTCAACCAGACCGACTATCTGCTGGGTCTCTTCGACGCCTCCCATCTGCCCTACCACGGCGACCGGCAGCGCTCCCACTTGGAGTACGCGGAGCCCTCGCTCTCCGAAATGACAGAGTCGGCCATCAAGCTGCTGAGTCGCAACGATCAGGGCTACTTCCTGTTCGTGGAGAGCGGCAGGATCGACATGGCCCATCATGCCACGCTGGCCCACAAGGCGCTCGAGGATACCGCGGAGTTCGCGGCGGCCGTGAAGCTGGCCAGGGATCTAACAAATGAGGATGACACTCTGATTGTGGTCACATCGGATCACTCGCACACCATGTCCATAAATGGTTATCCT AGCCGCCGCCAGAACATCTTTTCATTGGCCCCCAATCAGGCGGACGACGAGCTGCCCTTCACCATTCTCTCGTATGCCAATGGCCCTGGCAGCGGCGCGAACACCTACAGCGCTGACAACGGACGCCTGGATCTCTCCCATGTGGACACAACGGCTGCGGATTTCCGTTTCCAGGCCACTGTTCCGCTGAGCAGCGAGACCCATGGCGCCGAGGATGTGGGCGTCTTCGCCTCGGGTCCCTTCGAGCATCTGTTCACCGGAAACTACGAGCAAAGCTCCATTCCAGCCATGATGGCCTATGCCGCCAACATGGGTCCCTTTTCGGAGGATAAACTCAAAGAGTAA
- the Alp9 gene encoding membrane-bound alkaline phosphatase: MTLTLKFFVGLGLITLALGAAVPKRAPVEDEESMHPHLPRSARARTSSEEATQAYWHAASKQLLREKLSHVRNTNRAKNIILFLGDGMGLATLAAARSYIGGEEQKLSFEEFPFTGLSKVYSVDKIVPDSACTSTSYLCGVKANYGTIGVNGHVLRGDCQAMANASNHVFSLGKWAMDSGKAAGLVTTTRVTHASPSGVYAHTADREWENNALLEEGCGEQAEGLQDIAMQLIYGEVGSRLKVMLGGGKRNFYDPEFYDKGRRTDGRNLVEEFEALDAGNTFVKTQKKLLKVNATETGRLLGLFSSGHMHYHVEQLADPENNEPTLEEMTEKAIEVLETEEEGYFLFVEGGKIDISHHDTMARIALDETAELSKAVKRAREITNPEDTLIVVTSDHSHTFSVAGYQPRGSDIFGSAKANGLDNKPYLPLSYANGKSFDYYYNTETHQREDPVVLATGDFDQLFPAMVPLESETHGGEDVAVFASGPWAHLFTGVYEQNTIPHMMAFAACVGDGLTACQTATN; encoded by the coding sequence atgactctgactctgaagTTCTTtgtgggcctgggcctgatCACCCTGGCGCTGGGTGCAGCGGTGCCCAAAAGGGCACCCGTAGAGGACGAGGAGTCCATGCATCCGCATCTGCCAAGGAGCGCCCGTGCCAGGACGAGCAGTGAGGAGGCGACCCAGGCGTACTGGCACGCGGCCAgcaagcagctgctgcggGAAAAGCTGAGCCATGTGCGGAACACGAACCGGGCCAAGAACATCATACTCTTCCTGGGCGACGGCATGGGACTGGCCACGCTGGCTGCTGCCAGGAGCTACATTGGCGGCGAGGAGCAGAAGCTCTCCTTCGAGGAGTTCCCCTTCACTGGCCTCTCGAAGGTCTACTCCGTGGACAAGATAGTGCCGGACAGTGCCTGCACCTCGACTTCCTATCTGTGCGGCGTGAAGGCCAACTACGGAACCATCGGTGTGAACGGCCATGTGCTGCGTGGCGACTGCCAGGCCATGGCCAATGCCAGCAATCATGTGTTCTCCCTGGGCAAGTGGGCCATGGACAGCGGAAAGGCGGCCGGACTGGTGACCACCACGCGCGTGACCCATGCCTCGCCCTCGGGCGTGTATGCCCACACGGCGGACCGCGAATGGGAGAACAATGCCCTGCTGGAGGAGGGCTGCGGCGAGCAGGCCGAGGGACTGCAGGACATTGCCATGCAGCTGATCTACGGGGAGGTGGGCAGCCGGCTCAAGGTGATGCTCGGCGGCGGCAAGAGGAACTTCTACGATCCCGAGTTCTACGACAAGGGACGCCGCACCGATGGCCGCAATCTGGTGGAGGAATTCGAGGCGCTGGACGCTGGCAACACCTTCGTGAAGACCCAGAAGAAGCTGCTCAAAGTGAATGCCACAGAGACGGGTCGTCTGCTGGGGCTCTTCAGCAGCGGCCACATGCACTATCATGTGGAGCAGCTGGCCGATCCAGAGAACAACGAACCGACTCTCGAGGAGATGACGGAGAAGGCCATCGAAGTGCTGGAGACCGAGGAGGAGGGCTACTTCCTCTTTGTGGAGGGCGGCAAGATCGACATCAGTCATCACGATACCATGGCGCGCATAGCCCTCGACGAGACCGCCGAACTGTCGAAGGCTGTGAAGCGGGCCCGCGAGATCACCAACCCGGAGGACACCCTGATCGTGGTCACCTCCGATCACTCGCACACGTTCAGCGTGGCCGGGTATCAGCCCCGTGGCAGCGACATCTTTGGATCGGCCAAGGCGAACGGCCTCGATAATAAGCCCTACCTGCCCCTCAGCTATGCCAATGGCAAGAGCTTCGACTATTACTACAACACGGAGACGCACCAGCGGGAGGATCCCGTCGTCCTGGCCACCGGGGACTTTGATCAGCTCTTCCCAGCGATGGTGCCACTCGAGTCGGAGACGCACGGTGGCGAGGACGTGGCCGTGTTTGCCTCCGGTCCGTGGGCGCACCTCTTCACTGGAGTGTACGAGCAGAACACCATTCCGCACATGATGGCCTTTGCCGCCTGTGTGGGCGATGGGCTGACCGCCTGCCAGACTGCCACCAACTGA